The following nucleotide sequence is from Crassostrea angulata isolate pt1a10 unplaced genomic scaffold, ASM2561291v2 HiC_scaffold_95, whole genome shotgun sequence.
ttgacaattcaCAAGAAAGAAAGCCAATATTTGATTCactctttttattatttttttttttatagttccTAATTATTTATCGTAtgtgtttgatttatttatatcaatttgaccgtaaaatgttttgataattttcaatatttaaatcaCTTGATTTGATCAAACCAAGCTCAAGGCAATGCTACTAGTGTTATAAGCTTCGGGGCAATACTGCACCGCTACTGTGCAATATTGCCCTCTACTGTACCGTTAAATAACTAATTAGCCTACAATATTTTAACAGGGGCAAGACCGAATTAACGGGCTACGGATTAAAGGATTAAAATTCGAATGCCGCTTATAAACATGTCAAGATTTCCAGACTTTTAATTGGAGAAGTTTTTTCTGCATCATTGCTTCGCGGAAAAAATCGCATATATACACGCGGCTCCCTGCAAAAATCATTATATTCATCAAAACGGTTTCAAGAAAGAAACTGAGAACAAATGTAAGAAAATAGGAATagatataaatttattatttgcaTTATCTATTCATCAAAGCAGATCACAATTTACACATTTGTTATTGAATTCAGATCGATAACATTTGACTGCTTCTCTTTTGTAGAAGAATTCAGCATGTATACCCCTGGTAAATTGGATGCAGTGATGGACTCGGACTTCGGTCTCGGTTTCCTGCCGATACCAAAGCGTACACTTTTTGCCGACGACAAACAGACGCTTAACGAAGACGACGATTCTGGTTTAGGGATGGAGGTAATTGATCTAGAAAATATGTGTTCGATACATTATAATACACCCAAACTTCCCGAAAATAACAAGAAACTGTCTAtcgaaaatgaaatttattttgaaaatttgaaaaaaaagtcccAGCTCTTCATGACATTTCTTAACATTGCATCTACATATCACCGTAAGTTTAATCATAGTCATTACATGTGAGAAAAATGCCAATTGTAATCTCTTGTTTTGGTTTTTCAGTGTGCTGTAGATTTGACATCAGATGAGGATACCAGCTCGTATATGATCGCTTCATTggtatgaacatttttcattaaactttataaatagttatattttgaatttttaaagaaattagaaaaaaaaatcaaacattggcaagaaaataatcaaataaacaattagaaaaatttataataacaatgtttaaaatatttaagataaCTCTCTTTGAATTTTAGTTGGAACGACCATTCGCATGTTTCTCTCCAATGGAGATTAAACGACCAAAGAAGAGATCCGAAAGAATGATGGAACCGATGAACGAATCTGCACAAAAACGCCCGAGGTTTGCCGAACGTAGAAAGACCCTCCAGAGGTCCCTTTCTTTTGGCGTAAGTTGAATACATGCATTTCCGAGGGTATTTAAAGTGTAAatctaattttcataattttgtatagaagatttattttaaagattgcCATTAACAAGTATATTGATTTTTCTTTCCAGGATAAACCTTTAGGAGACCGAGAGGAAGTCAAAGCTGTAGTGGGACGAATGGTAGAGGAGTCCAACCTGATTGGTGACGGAAGTCAGACATGTAGCCTTCCCACAATTCCCGGAAAACACCTGGATCTGAAGAGCATCACCAATCAAACGGTAATgaattgaaaatggaaaataatttataaacagctaAAAATAATATCGCAACATtcgaatataaaacaaatacttaCAATTTTAAATCGTTTAATGCACCaacattaacatgatttttttgtcatGCTTGTAGGTTGTTGACGTAATTTCCGGAAAGTATGACGACACCATCGGCAGCTTCCTCATCGTGGACTGCAGATACCCGTATGAATACAATGGCGGCCATGTTCCGGTAAGTTTTGTAAACAAgttataaaaattcatataaatctgaataattttttaaaagttttttgttctactaaatgaattatataaaattaactactatttgtgattttattttacaggGCGCCATTAACGCTCATCGACCAGAAGACATACCCTCCATTTTGAGTCAACATCAGAGCATGCGCACTGCAGCCAGCGACAAGCGCCACATCGTCATCTTCTACTGCGAGTTTTCTTCTGAGCGAGGGCCAAGGATGTAAGTTTCCTGGTAAGATATTCTTGATTCAGTATCGGTGTTGAATAAAGATTGTTTTAAACTACGTTTTCTTTGACctatacaatgaaatattttgtggaACAAAGACAAATTTTTATgtaatgcatacatgtataatcatttgtatattgataattttacttATATATACGTTTTTGAATTCCAGGTGTCGTAATGTAAGGAAAGCAGACCGTGACCTGAACAAGGACAGCTACCCATTCCTAAATTTTCCTGAGATCTACGTCATGCACAACGGCTTCAAGGACTTCTACGAAACACACCAGGTAAATTCAGTGGTCAAATTGTCGAAAACCTATttctgtcaaaacaatggattAGATATACTTTTATGTCgcttattatatatacaaatgcAATTGAAAATGAGCGAATATTGCAGGAAAACTGATTTTAAGTGCTCGTATCATGCATGGTTTTATACAtacttttatagaaaataatgtatgaaaatgtaattattcATTAATGACTGACATTcatgttattttgattttttccagAACTTGTGCGAGCCCATTGGTTACACGCCGATGCTTCACAAGGATCATTCCGAGGAtctacgtcacttccggtcaaaGTCCAAGTCCTGGAGTGGAGGATCCAGGCGTCGTGTTTCCGGACTGCGTCTCTTCTGATCCTGATACGTTATAGCAATCTGAGGGACGAATTGTTTAATCGTGAATTGTTGGTGATGTCGTGCTGTGTCATGTTGTTCATTTTGGAATCAGATGTGTGTATTGTTATCACAAGAACTTTCCTGAGTTTGCTAAATGTTTTTACAAAGACGCTGTGAGTGAATGAagttttctttgataaaaacaTATTGTATATGTTGTACAATTTGAGAACCGCtgtacattatatttatattcagttGTTTTCAAACTTGTTTCTACAAAGTGCTAATTTGTTACATTGTTATTGATTTGTTATTAGTTGTTattattgattatatttatatgtgtatataatgaataaataataaaactatgACTTATAATGCCGCGTTTGATATTTTCAAAGGGTGAAATAGCAGCACCAATAAATATATAGTATCAGAGGAATAGCATCATTCTGAAGGTTTTCGTGTTTGTGAATTGAACCCACCTCTTCCTCCATTTATTGCTGATTGTGAACTTATTCAACTGAAAGGAACTATAagtaataattaagaaaatagcTTTGTCGAGTGGCAATAAAATGTAACATTCATTAAACCTTATTCCAAAGtgaagaaatttttaattttctcaactaacaaaggaaaatatacattgtcaatatatttactacatgtacatgtattatggaaTACATTTCTTAACGTCGTATTTCCacataactacatgtacttaatttaaaaagttcagttatacatacatgtatatttattgcttCGTATCATTTTAcgaaatatacattgttttttaatattatcataACATAAGGAATAGTTTGCCTGCTCTATAACCCCTTGTTTATCACCTCGTTACACTGTTACATGTAACCTATTGAGTGACTTCCCCTGCGCTTGGACCCCAGTGTCTGTATGAGAGCGCGCGAGTGAACGATGTggcccccacccccaccccccgtGTCAACATGGTCTGGTGTGGTCTGGTGTGGTCTGGTGTGAGATATAAGTTCGCTATCCAGGCACCCGTCAATATTGTCACCGACTTTTATATACGCTTATTGTTATCTAAATTTTGAggtaaaaatgtattgaaatcaTTTGAGGAATATGAAACGTAAAACACTTAGAATACAATGGCAACTGAAGCAAACATACTAGATTTATATCTAACAATGTATTACGAGAAAAATAGTTCGCACTTGAGTTTTGTCTCCATTTTTGTCAAGATTACTGTTCTTTTCACACTGAATGTCgcactttttacaatatatgcCCATGCATTGTTGAACGAAAGGCTAAGCTTgcaatatttattctattgGCCGTctagaattatttattttagcgATAAATTGAGATTCTTCATATTTTACAGAGCATACCTTTAGCAATGTTCATACTTTCAACTTCGCAgtaaaattcatggaaaaattttcatttcatggtacatgtattagcgCAATATGAGCTGTTGTGtctctttaatttgatatttctatttcaaatattCAACCTTTCAAGTTCACCaaaaataagatgaaaaataaGTAAGAGAAACCTTGAATAAAGCATAGAAATGTAAGTTCATGGATCGGATGTTATAAAATTACATTGTTCTGAAGAACTGGATGGGTGAGATATTAAGGACCAAAAGCATGTCGGATTTAAAAGCGAATAATCAAAGAACCCGCTTAAACAGTAAATATcgcaaatatttgaaatatgaatatatattatcaatttgtcgatttgtaatatttttaaaatctgtgaaATAAATTGATGCTTCAGCAGATTCTATTTTAATCGAACGTCTTTATGCACACCCAATTTTTGAACACTGTGATAACTTACAGGCTTTAATGTCATTTTATGCTGTGGGTGGGAATTCGTTTTACCattttttcatgtatattttgtacttCACTCTTTACAAATTTGTACAATAAATTTTTCTGCACGTACAAAGACCTGGATTCATAGGCATAGAATACTGTATCTAAAATTTTAGTTTCATGTAATCAAATCCGagtatcttttttcttttttttttttggttaagctAGAAATTCGTtatttacattataattaaaaattaaatttcatttctacACTCAACGTTAATATCACCACGTTCTAAAAAAAACGTTGGGTTGAAATAGGGaaagtaaaatgataaatatggaaaaaaattaagaaaaacactGTTAATGTAATATCCCGGGGAAGCCTGTTCTTGCCACACATTTACTTGTCTATCAAGTATTGTTCGACGTGCAATAAGGCTGGTTCTGCTTGTCATCAAAACCAGTTTTACTGAAATTATACGATATCTCCCTAACCCTTTTACTACATTTCAAAAAAAGTCAAACAAGCAGTTGACACGTGTGTTACAAGGTTGTTAATATTAATCCCGGGCCAGAGAGATCCATAAGTCACAGTACAAAAATAGATTTGACCAAATTCATATCTCGATCAAAATTGAAAGAAGCATATCTTAATGCAACAAATGATAAggaatacaatataatataacaaactttaaaaaaaaatgtctatgtGTAGACATTGATAACTTCAGCTTTATTATACAAAGAATAATTGCTGTATGTTTACAAAATCTACCAtgttttgtaaatacatgtatatttactagCATAATTATACTAAgttatgtattaaaaatatttttgcacaAAACCCATCAATATTTACTGTTAAAACTTTAAAGTATTGgcaattcaaaatcaaagaaaagcCAATATTGACTCACTCTTTTCatacatcatttttttaaaatagttccTAATTATATAACGtatgtttttgatatatttatatctatttgaccgtaaaatgttttgataattttcaatatttaaatcaCTTTATAAGATCAAACCAAGCTCAGGGCAATGCTACTAGTGTTAAGCTTCGGGGCAATATACTGCACCGCTACTGTGCAATATTGTCCTCCACTGTACCGTTAAATTACTAATTAGTCTACAATATTTTAACGGAGCCAAGAGCGAATTAACGGGCTAGGGATTAAAGGATTAAAATTCGAATGCCGCTTGTAAACATGTCAAAATTTCCAGACTTTTAATTGGAGAAGTTTTTTCTGCATCATTGCTTGGCGGAAAAATCGCATATATACACGCTGCATCCTGCAAAAATCATAATTCTTCAAAACGTTTTCAAGAAAGAAACTGTGAGCAAATGTAAGAAAATAAGAATAGATATAAATTTATCATTTGCATTATCTATTCATCAAAGCAGTTCACGATTTACACATTTGTTATTGAATTCAGATCGATAATATTTGACTGTTTCTCTTTTGAAGAAGAATTCAGCATGTATACCCCTGGTAAATTGGATGCAGTGATGGACTCGGACTTCGGCCTCGGTTTCCTGCCGATACCAAAGCGTACACTTTTTGCCGACGACAAACAGACGCTTAACGAAGACGACGATTCTGGTTTAGGGATGGAGGTAGTTGTTCTAGAAAATATGTGTTTGATACATTATAATACACCCACACCTCCCGAAattattaataacaaaaaactgtcttttgaaaatgaaatttattttgaaaattagaaaaaaaagtcCCAGCTCCTCATGACATTTCTTAACATTGCATCTACATTTATCACCGTAACTTTTATCATAGTCATTACATGTGAGAGAAATGCCAATTGTAATCTCTCGTTTTGGTTCTTCAGTGTGCTGTAGATTTGATATTAGATGAGGATACCAGCTCGTCTATGATCGCTTCATTGGTATGcaaacatttttgaatttttcattaaactttataaatagttatattttgaattcttaaagaaataaagaaaatcaaacattggcaagaaaataatcaaataaacaataatcattAGAAAAACTTATACCGGTAATTacaatgtttcaaatatttaagaTAACTCTCTTTGAATTTCAGTTGGAAAGACCATTCGCATGCTTCTCTCCAATGGAAATTCAACGACCAAAGAAGATATCCAAAAAAATGATGGAACCGATGGACGAATCTGCACGAAAACGCCCGAGGTTTGCCGAACGTAGAAAGACCCTCCAGAAATCGCTTTCATTTGGCGTAAGTTGAATACATGCATTTCCAAGGGTATTTTAAAGTGTAGATCTATTTTTCATAGTTTTGTATGGATACTATATTGCAAAGATTGCCATTAACaagattattgatttttttccaggATAAACCTTTAGGAGATCAAGAACTAGTCAAAGATGTAGTGGGACGAATGGTAGAGGAGTCCAACCTGATTGGAGACGGAAGTCAGACATGTAGCCTTCCCACAGTTCCCGGAAAACACCAGGATCTGAAGAGCATCACCAATCAAACggtaagaaattgaaaatagaatataattatttatgaacaaCTAAAAATAATATTGCAACATtcgaatataaaacaaatactaaCAATTTAAATCGTTTAATGCACCAACATTAAcctgatatttttgtcatgctTGTAGGTTGTTGACGTAATTTCCGGAAAGTATGACGACACCATCGGCAGCTTCCTCATCGTGGACTGCAGATACCCGTATGAATACAATGGCGGCCATGTGCCGGTAAGTTTTGTAAACAAgttataaaaattcatataaatctgaataatttttaaaagttttttcttctactaaatgaattatatattataCTATTTGTGATTTATTTTTACAGGGCGCCATTAACGCTCATCGACCAGAAGACATACCCTCCATTTTGAATCAACATCAGAGCATGCGCACTGCAGCCAGCGACAAGCGCCACATCGTCATCTTCTACTGCGAGTTTTCTTCTGAGCGAGGACCAAGGATGTAAGTTTCCTGATAAGAAATTCTTGATTCAATAtaagttttgaataaagattCAATTTGGTTTTAAACTACGTTTTCTTTGACCTAAAcatcgatatatttttttttaacaaagaataatttttatgtaatgcatttatgtttttgtttattgataTCTTTACCTATTTATTTATACGCCGTTTGAATTCCAGGTGTCGTAATGTAAGGAAAGCTGACCGTGACCTGAACAAGGACAGCTACCCATTCCTGAACTTTCCTGAGATCTACGTCATGCATAACGGCTTCAAGGACTTCTACCAGACACACCAGGTAAATGCACCTAAaacaacgtacatgtatattataatggTAAAATGTATACGCATTACACAGCGTACAAAAAActcaaatatatacaaataagtattatttttatgttCTTTACCAAGACTTCTTCATTGTTCACATTGTCTTAAGTTTAAATGATATGATGATGCATTTAGATCAATAATAATGCACAGTACATTTCATAGTATTAAATGATGGAATtatgatattttcatttatcaGAAATATGACTGATCTGAATTTTGATAGTTTAAATGATGTTAAACACTCATATCTATgtgttgttttatttatcaGAATTTGTGCGAGCCCCTGGGATACACGCCGATGCTTCACAAGGATCACTCTGACGAtctacgtcacttccggtccaagtCTAAGTCCTGGAGTGGAGGATCCAAACGTCGTGTTTCCGGATCGCGTCTCTTCTGATTGGGAAATGATAATATTATCTGAGGGCACTGTGAAATGACAGAATTTTCTACATGACATCGCAGTGTATCAAGCTAAACAATATGTATTCTTATTACATCTACCGTGCTGAGTTTGTTACATTTGGTTTCAGGCAGACAAATCgtaaaaaatgacacttttccTATTTGATGAAAtcatattgtaaaatgttgtaCGATTTGTTATCCTCTATGAGTTACAGCTATTTGTATTATTCCTACCAAATTTGTTGTCGCAAAGTgctaatttgttttaatgttattgATTTGTTATAAGATTCTgttatttatatagtgttattattataatatttatgcaaatatgatgtacatgaatAAAGACATGACTTACAATATTGATCttgatttttctttatgattgataagTTGTCATGTATTCATGTAGACTGTTCCTAACATTTCATACACATTCAATTCTGTTCCTTGTTTGGTGATTCTAAACTATACactttttaatctttcttatcaaaaatgtataaaactGTTAGGCTTTGAAAggcacaaaatttttaaaaaatgtttccgGTGGAGATACCGTACTGAGTATCGTTTACGCATTCCAATTTTATATGgatgatattaaaaatttcttaaCTAATAGAggaaaacatacatgtaaaaattacattattatgatagataaatatttttattactctGTTCAGAGATAGCTATGCAGCAAATTCTCTTGAATTAATTGCTAGTAATAAAACGAAGTTCATTACATTGTTTgagaaaaactgaaaatttcttttcaatacacagctaaaaataaatgtcaacgAAGACTTTAGATTGAAGTAATGAGACATGAAAGTACCTGGATGATAATGATAAGAAAACGCGTGAGGCATTCCGAGTGACTTCAAATgacttttccatttttaaatttgcgtTAAAAATGTTTAGGCCAAGTTCTTCATTTTTGTCTTCAAAATTTATTCTTCTTTGTATATTGATTTTGTATTGATTATCAGTAAATTAACAAATTGAAGCAAAATGGACACGAAAATGGAtgaaatgtggtgataacgaacaatAATAGAATGATTGAATGATAgacatattaaatattatttcaaataaaattacatatatgttattgaactgaataaaatgtaaattgattttgatGTATGGTGCGATCATTTTTTTCGTAAAATTACCCTGTCAATTTAGAGAATGAAAGAACTTAGATTGAAGTATTTCACTTCATAAATATTTACTATTTAGCGCATTAGGTTTTTACTTGATgccataatttaaaaaaatgtatacatatataagcAAGACGCTTATCTGTTTATTCGTTCACTGTTCACTGACCAGTATAAAAGAACCAGGGCAGGGAAGCTGCCCAGAGGAGTGCCCATACCGGGTTGGAATTGAATTCAAGTGAAAAACCGATGAGCCAGATTTACAGACCTTTATGTCACACTAATAAAATATCTTGATCGTCGGACCCTACACGCtcttattttaataaatctgtACAAATAATATTATAGATATTTTCCCGCATCCAGGAAAATCTGCGCTGTTTTCTGTTCTATTTCCGCTCTAGTTTTCGTATTTTCAAAaggttttaatttataaattatatagaaACAAGTAGAAGAAATATAATCGTCTGCACACATTTATTTATGTACCGCTTAGCGATTTTgccaacaaaaaaataattttattacatgtatttaatcgCTTGCCCGCATTTTCATTGAATGTCCAACTAAcaagaaaatatgtatactagtatcgtatctaaatgtaattaatgtctatatgataaggtacatgtaaatcaacATATTCAGTTCGACTCAGACATGTAATCTCTAGCATTAACAATGGTTTCAGTGTCATTTTGTTCTGTCAGTGAATCTTTGCCtcttttttgggagttgattttaatcaactctcctatgcagttactctggcaaaccgcgaaagtgaaacagtgtttagacctaagcacaaatcatcaccgctgacaagacgtaaatcttgaaaataatagataaattcggtgtattgtatgctgtaccattgtttttcaaaagaaacgtatttataaataccttgaaaatagtcagattttatatggtacgaacaatttaattgtttttttgtagttgcatgtattcctacgccagagttaaatatagtctcgttcaaccagacgttcGGCTGtttccgtaaatctccgacaagcagagagccTCAGAGTCTCTTggttgtcggatattaacggagacagccgagcgtctggttaaacgagactagagttcattattgcttggatccagacgtgtacactttttagaaacatttcgattactgataaacagtttgatggaattaattctatctttaaatattacacaacatgattcatacggggttttctcgaaattcttgtcgaaaaagttcgagaatttatattataaaaatgtgcgaaattcaaatacagattaaaaaCTACTTCCAGGAAAAATAACATAgcgtaaattttaaaattgataataatcaataaaatcaactcccgacagtacttcagtgctttgattatatattgtaatagaaccattttaacaagagcttggacttttggtagttgtgtcaaacagcaatgtgacgtaggcctgtctatttcgtTACATGCAGGCCACTCAGCTACGgctctttgaaattaacaagATCTGTCTGACTTTTGAGCTAAGGCTACGCAGTCGATGTATATTTTGCTTGAATCCAGtgtcattttaaacttgttttgacgcaagaaatagattgttacgtcctactgaaagtccaaggtatTCGATATTCTACTAAATGGCTTATTTAGATGAATTTGAAACATAGACATTAGAAAGCAACGGCAGTTCACCAGAGCTCTTTtatcttgtacatgtaatgcatttaCATTCAACAAAACGTAATGTATCAACAAGTGTATTTATGTTTGTTTCTATGCTCCCTAAAGATTTATTATAGTTAATTATCAGAACATTTTTGGATAGGTATATTCGGGCTTAGTTTATACCAATAAcgatttttaatattgaatttttct
It contains:
- the LOC128169094 gene encoding M-phase inducer phosphatase 1-like, which translates into the protein MYTPGKLDAVMDSDFGLGFLPIPKRTLFADDKQTLNEDDDSGLGMECAVDLILDEDTSSSMIASLLERPFACFSPMEIQRPKKISKKMMEPMDESARKRPRFAERRKTLQKSLSFGDKPLGDQELVKDVVGRMVEESNLIGDGSQTCSLPTVPGKHQDLKSITNQTVVDVISGKYDDTIGSFLIVDCRYPYEYNGGHVPGAINAHRPEDIPSILNQHQSMRTAASDKRHIVIFYCEFSSERGPRMCRNVRKADRDLNKDSYPFLNFPEIYVMHNGFKDFYQTHQNLCEPLGYTPMLHKDHSDDLRHFRSKSKSWSGGSKRRVSGSRLF
- the LOC128169095 gene encoding M-phase inducer phosphatase 1-like, coding for MYTPGKLDAVMDSDFGLGFLPIPKRTLFADDKQTLNEDDDSGLGMECAVDLTSDEDTSSYMIASLLERPFACFSPMEIKRPKKRSERMMEPMNESAQKRPRFAERRKTLQRSLSFGDKPLGDREEVKAVVGRMVEESNLIGDGSQTCSLPTIPGKHLDLKSITNQTVVDVISGKYDDTIGSFLIVDCRYPYEYNGGHVPGAINAHRPEDIPSILSQHQSMRTAASDKRHIVIFYCEFSSERGPRMCRNVRKADRDLNKDSYPFLNFPEIYVMHNGFKDFYETHQNLCEPIGYTPMLHKDHSEDLRHFRSKSKSWSGGSRRRVSGLRLF